A portion of the uncultured Draconibacterium sp. genome contains these proteins:
- a CDS encoding FtsX-like permease family protein encodes MNLPFFIAKRYLFSKKKQNIINIISWISMAGIVVGTMAIIIIVSVLNGFTDLIGMFYSDFDPDIKITSVEGKMFNPQTIDIENIKSLPDVVSYAEIIEEVAMLRYGKRQFPATIKGVPDNYPDYTNIDKLLIEGEYYLKKDGIDYAVVGRGIANNLGVGVSFLDPLHVYVPKKGKQVSLNPSRVFNHDSLYPSAVFAVLEDVDSKYMLVSKEFATQLFDSGNDISAIELALADGAYVDDIQEQLVEIVGPSFHVKNKEQQHDLVFKTMKSEKWAVYFILVFILLLASGNMIGNLTMLYIDKKEDISILDSMGLPLKQINRIFLYEGWLISLAGGVLGTILGVFVCWLQITFEMVKLPGAGGSFVISAYPVHIIFTDIILAFVAVLIIGFIASWYPVKFMSNKQLVPSNIS; translated from the coding sequence TTGAACTTACCATTTTTCATAGCAAAACGTTACCTGTTCTCGAAAAAGAAACAGAACATTATTAACATAATATCATGGATTTCGATGGCCGGAATTGTGGTGGGTACAATGGCTATTATTATCATCGTTTCGGTGTTGAATGGTTTTACCGACCTGATTGGTATGTTTTATAGCGACTTTGATCCGGATATAAAAATTACTTCGGTAGAAGGAAAAATGTTTAACCCACAAACCATTGATATTGAAAATATTAAATCTTTGCCTGATGTAGTTTCATACGCTGAAATTATTGAAGAGGTTGCGATGCTTCGGTATGGAAAACGACAATTTCCGGCTACCATTAAAGGTGTACCTGATAATTATCCCGATTATACCAATATTGATAAACTATTGATTGAAGGTGAATATTACCTGAAAAAAGACGGGATTGATTACGCTGTTGTAGGCCGCGGAATAGCCAATAATCTTGGCGTGGGTGTTTCTTTCCTTGATCCGTTGCATGTTTATGTGCCCAAAAAGGGAAAACAGGTTTCGCTAAACCCTTCACGGGTTTTTAACCACGACTCTCTGTACCCGTCGGCAGTTTTTGCCGTGCTCGAAGATGTAGATTCCAAGTACATGCTGGTATCGAAAGAGTTCGCAACACAGCTTTTTGACAGCGGAAACGACATTTCTGCAATTGAATTGGCCCTTGCCGATGGGGCCTATGTTGATGATATTCAGGAACAACTGGTAGAAATTGTGGGTCCCTCGTTCCACGTGAAAAACAAAGAACAGCAACACGACCTGGTTTTTAAAACCATGAAATCGGAAAAATGGGCGGTGTATTTTATACTTGTTTTTATCCTGCTACTGGCTTCCGGAAATATGATCGGCAACCTCACGATGTTATACATTGATAAAAAAGAGGACATCTCAATTCTCGATAGCATGGGCCTTCCTTTAAAACAAATCAACCGGATCTTTCTGTACGAAGGCTGGTTAATTTCGTTAGCAGGAGGTGTTTTAGGCACTATTCTGGGTGTATTTGTGTGCTGGCTTCAAATTACTTTCGAGATGGTTAAATTGCCCGGAGCCGGTGGTTCTTTCGTAATTTCAGCCTACCCGGTTCATATCATTTTTACCGACATCATTTTGGCCTTTGTCGCAGTTTTAATTATTGGTTTTATTGCTTCGTGGTATCCGGTTAAATTCATGTCAAACAAACAGTTAGTACCTTCAAATATCAGCTAA
- the rbfA gene encoding 30S ribosome-binding factor RbfA, which yields MEQYSTRQNKISRLIQREMADILLKMNKERFPGKLISVTNVRVTKDLGIARIHLSIFPSEFAADILKEIKLSGKQLRGELGRKTGKSLRVIPELDFYIDDSLDYIDNIDQLLKK from the coding sequence ATGGAACAATACAGCACAAGACAGAATAAAATCTCGAGGCTAATTCAACGCGAAATGGCCGATATTCTTTTAAAAATGAATAAAGAACGCTTCCCGGGCAAACTCATTAGTGTAACAAACGTTCGGGTTACAAAAGATCTCGGAATAGCACGTATTCACTTAAGTATTTTCCCGTCGGAATTTGCTGCAGATATTTTGAAAGAAATAAAACTTTCGGGTAAACAATTACGTGGCGAGCTTGGCCGAAAAACAGGAAAAAGCCTGCGCGTAATTCCTGAACTCGACTTCTATATTGACGACAGTCTTGATTACATCGACAATATTGATCAACTGCTGAAAAAATAG
- a CDS encoding STN and carboxypeptidase regulatory-like domain-containing protein: MNTAKQLIILTILLLSFTAKGQQQDGSVFERRISIYQTDQSLDFVLEQISWQANVFFSYDASILNPTQKVSIAAQNKSLYTILNELFDASQYRFSELQNQIIITRKTDEKVVSVKQDSVPVKYFFLSGKLIESRKDRPIPFASVSIQKKPIGTISNTDGEFLLKVHPSYIRDTIIISCMGYEQKLLPANQLLDEDLFILEPASIKIKEVKVTAVTPEKLLRNMRENYSKNYTPSTKLMTAFYRETVKQDKNYISVSEAVMEVLKAPYIGTTRGDLVRLLKGRKSRDVQPFKWLNFKLMGGPFTITELDAVKTVETFINPEYEYAYSYQISDVIRYENQPVYVVKFEPKTNDFYPPFEGEMYVHRETFALVHASYHLNKIGLKQAEEVMIKKKPRKVKARPTYVYYQVNYRQYQGKWHLASAKASVKFKVRSKRDKLNSTFHSVSDLLITNIEPTDLKRFNKDERFNRNDIFVEVLGTYDQKFWENYNIIKPNESLRNAFKESLFN; this comes from the coding sequence ATGAACACGGCAAAACAGCTGATCATATTAACCATCCTGTTGCTATCTTTTACTGCAAAAGGCCAGCAACAGGATGGCTCTGTTTTCGAGCGTCGCATTAGTATTTATCAAACCGATCAGTCGCTCGATTTTGTTTTAGAACAGATCAGTTGGCAGGCAAACGTATTTTTTTCATACGATGCAAGCATTCTCAATCCAACACAAAAAGTTAGTATTGCTGCACAAAACAAATCACTTTATACTATTCTTAATGAGCTTTTCGATGCTTCTCAATATCGTTTTAGCGAATTACAAAATCAAATTATTATAACCCGTAAAACAGACGAAAAAGTTGTATCTGTCAAACAAGATTCAGTTCCCGTAAAATATTTTTTCTTGTCGGGTAAATTAATCGAAAGCCGCAAAGACCGCCCCATTCCTTTTGCTTCTGTTTCAATCCAAAAAAAACCAATTGGTACAATCAGTAATACCGATGGCGAGTTTTTGCTAAAAGTTCATCCATCATACATCCGCGATACGATTATTATTTCGTGTATGGGATACGAGCAAAAACTGTTGCCGGCCAATCAGTTGCTCGATGAAGATCTTTTTATCCTCGAACCGGCGTCAATAAAAATAAAAGAAGTTAAAGTTACGGCTGTTACACCCGAAAAACTGTTGAGGAATATGCGGGAAAATTATTCCAAAAATTATACGCCTTCAACAAAACTAATGACTGCTTTTTATCGCGAAACTGTTAAACAGGATAAAAATTATATAAGTGTTTCTGAGGCGGTAATGGAAGTATTAAAAGCACCATACATAGGCACCACGCGTGGCGATTTGGTACGCTTGCTAAAAGGACGCAAAAGCCGTGATGTTCAACCCTTCAAATGGCTTAATTTTAAACTAATGGGCGGACCATTTACAATCACCGAATTGGATGCAGTGAAAACGGTTGAAACATTTATCAATCCGGAATATGAATATGCTTATTCCTACCAGATTAGTGATGTTATCCGGTATGAAAACCAGCCGGTTTATGTGGTAAAGTTTGAACCGAAAACTAACGACTTTTACCCACCTTTTGAAGGTGAAATGTATGTTCATCGTGAAACATTTGCGCTGGTTCATGCCAGTTATCATTTAAACAAAATTGGATTAAAACAGGCAGAGGAGGTTATGATTAAAAAGAAACCCCGCAAAGTGAAAGCACGCCCTACCTATGTTTATTACCAGGTTAACTATCGGCAGTATCAGGGAAAATGGCACCTTGCATCGGCAAAAGCATCGGTAAAATTTAAAGTTCGCAGCAAACGCGACAAGCTGAATTCAACATTTCACAGCGTATCTGACTTGTTAATAACCAACATTGAACCAACCGATTTAAAACGTTTTAACAAAGACGAACGCTTTAACCGAAACGATATTTTTGTGGAAGTTCTGGGAACGTATGATCAGAAATTTTGGGAAAACTACAACATCATAAAACCCAACGAGAGCCTGCGAAATGCCTTTAAAGAATCGCTGTTTAACTGA
- a CDS encoding aspartyl protease family protein — MKPIKWNKIKLIVLMALLALLVVPNTSFAQDTKSQALDQNISIYAEDEPLSDVIEKICKYLDIDYSYNADIVADKKISLNVSNKPIKYVLDKLMKDFYLLFEIEDNLLVVRDYVPIDESMEYENVTQQFAGSNRGFLFDNPRDKHITINFKSASNLIIIPVNINDSDTLNFILDTGVRYPIITELPFINKLNLNYMMPVQVKGLGEGESLTAYRSGNNTMQIDGLTARNQEVQMIIDENFQISHMLGIPVHGLIGFNLFKDYIVKVDYLNEKLTLYKPEYYKYRDRNKDIIMPLHFDGNKPFVRTTIVTDEMKEVPVKLLVDTGASDALWLSEKSDERINLPQQHVETFLGRGLNGDLYGTKGRIDAIWVGPLLLTKPIVAFPNSKHIDSLISVNDRNGTIGAEILRRFYVTIDYRNNRLTLRPNHKIKEDFNYNMSGMEVTNPMPGLPIFTIADIRENSPAHIAGLQENDQIIRINSSNHQSLELNDINLLLQSREDKKIKLTVLRDGEEFKTSFHLKKMF; from the coding sequence ATGAAACCAATAAAATGGAATAAAATAAAACTTATCGTCCTCATGGCCTTGCTGGCTTTGTTAGTGGTACCTAACACCAGTTTTGCCCAGGATACAAAGAGCCAGGCGCTCGATCAAAACATCAGTATTTATGCTGAAGACGAGCCACTTTCAGATGTTATTGAAAAAATCTGTAAATACCTGGACATTGATTACTCGTACAACGCAGATATTGTTGCCGACAAAAAAATCAGTTTAAACGTATCGAATAAGCCCATAAAATATGTGCTCGATAAACTGATGAAGGATTTTTACCTGCTTTTTGAAATTGAAGACAACCTGCTGGTAGTGCGCGATTACGTTCCTATTGATGAAAGTATGGAATACGAAAATGTAACGCAGCAATTTGCCGGCAGTAACCGTGGTTTTTTGTTCGATAATCCGCGCGATAAACACATTACCATCAATTTTAAATCAGCAAGTAACTTAATCATCATTCCGGTAAATATTAACGATTCGGATACGTTGAATTTTATTCTCGATACCGGCGTTCGTTACCCCATTATTACCGAGTTACCCTTTATTAACAAGCTGAATTTGAATTATATGATGCCGGTTCAGGTGAAAGGGCTTGGAGAAGGAGAATCGCTGACAGCTTACCGATCGGGGAACAATACCATGCAAATTGACGGTTTAACAGCACGTAATCAGGAAGTACAAATGATTATCGACGAGAACTTCCAGATTTCGCATATGCTCGGAATTCCGGTTCACGGTTTAATTGGCTTCAACCTGTTTAAGGATTACATTGTAAAAGTTGATTACCTGAATGAAAAGCTAACCTTGTACAAACCCGAATATTACAAGTATCGCGACCGCAATAAAGACATTATTATGCCCTTGCATTTTGATGGAAACAAGCCATTTGTTCGCACTACAATTGTTACCGACGAAATGAAAGAGGTTCCGGTAAAACTTTTGGTTGACACCGGAGCCAGCGATGCACTTTGGTTATCCGAAAAATCAGATGAACGTATCAATCTTCCACAGCAACATGTTGAAACATTTTTGGGTCGTGGTTTAAATGGCGACCTTTACGGAACAAAAGGACGTATTGATGCCATTTGGGTAGGGCCACTTCTGTTGACAAAACCAATTGTAGCTTTCCCGAACTCAAAACACATCGACAGCCTGATTTCGGTGAACGACAGAAACGGAACCATTGGCGCAGAAATTTTAAGGCGTTTTTATGTAACAATCGATTACCGAAACAACCGCTTAACTTTGCGCCCTAATCATAAAATTAAAGAAGACTTTAATTACAATATGAGTGGAATGGAAGTTACCAACCCGATGCCTGGCCTGCCCATTTTCACCATTGCCGATATTCGTGAAAACTCGCCTGCACATATCGCAGGATTGCAGGAAAACGACCAGATTATTCGCATCAACAGCAGTAATCACCAGTCGCTTGAATTGAATGATATTAACTTGTTGCTTCAAAGCCGCGAAGACAAAAAAATTAAACTCACTGTATTACGAGACGGCGAAGAATTTAAAACTTCCTTTCATTTGAAAAAGATGTTTTAA
- a CDS encoding FecR domain-containing protein, which yields MENIENFDWELVTKYLNKETSSQENDEVEAWLNQSDKNQAEFEQYKNMLNKVDSYYQAKKFDNEAAWKNVHTQLRPAKARTIQLQKRRKEVIAQFYKYAAIVVIALLLGSVAYYLGFRNPDKAYYSETISAKDQVLNEYVLPDGSVVTLNNNSKLLFPKKFKGDIREVTIIGEAFFDVQRNPEKPFVINAGNAQVKVLGTSFNVSAYPDAETVEVIVETGKVQVISKNDNPELESREVFLSPGEKGTLHVSNLDLMKTVNSDPNFLAWKTHDLIFNTVPLHEVVDCLEKAYHIDIDVMEPELNDLLYEGHFDQKPVDFVLNVIRLTFDLNLSVEGKHYTLMSRTNKQ from the coding sequence ATGGAGAACATAGAAAATTTTGATTGGGAACTGGTTACCAAATATTTGAATAAGGAAACCAGCTCGCAGGAAAATGACGAGGTGGAGGCTTGGTTGAATCAATCTGATAAAAACCAGGCGGAGTTTGAGCAGTATAAAAACATGCTCAACAAAGTAGATTCCTATTACCAGGCAAAAAAATTCGATAACGAAGCGGCCTGGAAAAATGTACATACACAATTACGCCCTGCTAAAGCTCGTACTATTCAGCTACAAAAAAGAAGAAAGGAGGTTATTGCACAATTTTATAAATATGCTGCAATAGTTGTTATCGCGCTTTTATTGGGTTCAGTTGCATATTACCTTGGTTTCCGCAACCCGGACAAGGCTTATTACAGCGAAACGATCTCGGCCAAAGATCAGGTGCTGAACGAATATGTTTTACCCGATGGTTCGGTGGTTACTTTAAACAACAACTCGAAACTGCTGTTTCCGAAAAAGTTTAAAGGCGACATCCGCGAAGTTACCATCATTGGCGAAGCATTTTTCGATGTTCAGCGTAATCCCGAAAAACCGTTTGTAATTAATGCCGGCAATGCACAGGTTAAAGTTTTAGGTACCTCTTTTAACGTTAGTGCATACCCGGACGCAGAAACTGTTGAGGTTATTGTTGAAACAGGTAAAGTTCAGGTAATCAGCAAAAACGACAATCCTGAACTGGAAAGCCGCGAGGTATTTCTGTCTCCCGGCGAAAAAGGAACGCTGCATGTATCGAATCTTGATTTGATGAAAACAGTGAACAGCGATCCGAATTTTCTGGCCTGGAAAACACACGACCTCATTTTCAACACTGTTCCGTTACACGAAGTGGTGGATTGTCTTGAAAAAGCTTACCACATTGATATCGACGTGATGGAACCGGAGCTAAACGACCTCTTATACGAAGGTCATTTTGATCAGAAACCGGTTGATTTCGTTTTGAATGTAATTCGGCTCACATTTGATCTGAATTTATCGGTTGAAGGCAAACATTACACTTTGATGAGCCGTACAAACAAACAGTAA
- a CDS encoding RNA polymerase sigma-70 factor: MNSFEENRLFETIQQGDEKAFEKLFKMYYGYLCNFATKIIEDDVAAEEIVQDFFVKFWERRIELSVESSLKNYLFRSVKNLCLNHIKHNNIKLQHAQKVIAESETNSFNNDYIEVDLAADIAKSIEELPEKRREIFRLSREEGLKYREIAEKLNISIKTVEAQMSLAIKLLREKLKKYNTFIFYFFISKTKKA, translated from the coding sequence ATGAACTCATTCGAAGAAAACAGACTATTCGAAACTATTCAGCAGGGCGATGAGAAAGCATTTGAAAAGCTATTTAAAATGTATTACGGCTACCTGTGTAACTTTGCCACTAAAATTATTGAAGACGATGTGGCTGCCGAAGAAATTGTTCAGGATTTTTTTGTGAAGTTCTGGGAACGCCGTATTGAACTTTCAGTGGAATCGTCGCTAAAAAACTACCTCTTCCGCTCGGTAAAAAATCTTTGCCTAAACCATATTAAACATAATAATATAAAATTACAGCACGCACAAAAAGTGATTGCCGAATCGGAAACAAACAGTTTTAACAACGATTATATTGAAGTTGACCTGGCTGCCGACATTGCCAAAAGCATTGAAGAACTGCCGGAAAAACGTCGCGAAATATTCAGATTAAGCCGCGAAGAAGGATTAAAATACCGCGAAATTGCTGAAAAATTAAATATTTCAATTAAAACAGTTGAGGCACAAATGAGTTTGGCAATCAAATTATTACGAGAAAAATTAAAAAAATATAACACCTTCATCTTCTACTTTTTTATTAGCAAAACGAAAAAAGCTTAG
- a CDS encoding MFS transporter produces the protein MEKKVKVKFPKAFWVANAVELLERAAYYGVFIVITLYLSRILGFNDFQAAMLAGSFSAGLYFLPTFAGAVADKIGFKKSLLIAFALLSIGYFSMGVLPTMLESSGLVEYTKTTQFNGLRESNLKWIIVPIMIVIMIGGSFIKSCITGTVARETTKETRAQGYSIFYMMVNIGAFSGKTIVKPLRDAMGNEGLVTLNYFAGGITLLAVILVALFYKASRSQEESKSFSQIFDALVKVLSNARLIILIIIITGFWMVQHQLYATMPKYVLRLAGEGSAISWFANVNPLVVFLTVGFVTQMMRNKTSLFSMTVGMFIMPVSALCMASGHLMGSDPILGLHPVAFMMIVGIVFQGLAETFISPRYLEYFSLQAPKGEEGLYLGFSHLHSFLSSILGFGLSGWLLTKYCPDPLLFDTHAEWEAASVNAHYIWFYFVGIASVSAVSLIVYGKVVKHIDRKTQISE, from the coding sequence ATGGAAAAGAAAGTAAAAGTAAAGTTCCCGAAAGCATTTTGGGTAGCTAATGCAGTGGAATTATTAGAGCGCGCTGCATATTACGGAGTGTTTATTGTGATAACGCTTTATTTGTCGCGGATATTAGGATTTAACGATTTTCAGGCGGCAATGCTGGCCGGATCGTTTTCTGCAGGACTCTATTTCCTACCGACATTTGCAGGCGCTGTAGCTGATAAAATAGGTTTTAAAAAATCATTGCTCATTGCCTTTGCATTACTTTCTATAGGTTACTTTTCGATGGGCGTACTGCCAACAATGCTCGAATCATCGGGTTTGGTGGAATACACCAAAACCACGCAGTTTAACGGGCTTCGCGAAAGCAATCTGAAATGGATTATCGTACCAATTATGATCGTGATTATGATTGGTGGATCGTTCATAAAATCGTGTATAACCGGAACTGTTGCGCGTGAAACAACCAAGGAAACGCGTGCGCAGGGCTACTCCATATTTTATATGATGGTGAACATTGGCGCTTTCTCGGGTAAAACCATTGTAAAACCATTGCGCGATGCTATGGGTAACGAAGGATTGGTTACATTGAATTACTTTGCAGGAGGAATTACTCTTTTGGCGGTAATTTTGGTGGCTTTGTTTTATAAAGCAAGCCGATCGCAAGAAGAATCAAAGAGTTTTTCTCAGATTTTCGATGCACTGGTTAAAGTGCTTTCAAATGCGCGTTTAATAATACTTATCATCATTATCACCGGCTTTTGGATGGTGCAACACCAGTTGTATGCAACAATGCCAAAATATGTATTGCGGCTAGCAGGAGAGGGGAGTGCTATTTCGTGGTTTGCCAACGTAAATCCACTGGTAGTTTTTCTTACCGTTGGTTTTGTTACACAAATGATGCGCAATAAAACATCATTGTTCTCCATGACTGTTGGGATGTTTATTATGCCTGTTTCGGCACTGTGTATGGCCTCGGGGCATTTAATGGGCAGCGATCCTATTTTAGGTCTTCACCCCGTTGCATTTATGATGATTGTAGGAATTGTTTTTCAGGGACTGGCCGAGACATTTATATCGCCACGCTACCTGGAATATTTTTCGCTGCAGGCACCAAAAGGTGAAGAAGGACTTTATCTAGGCTTTAGCCATTTGCATTCGTTCTTGTCTTCTATCCTTGGTTTTGGCCTTTCGGGCTGGTTACTTACCAAATATTGCCCCGATCCCTTACTGTTTGACACACATGCCGAGTGGGAAGCAGCTTCGGTAAATGCACATTATATCTGGTTCTATTTTGTGGGAATTGCTTCTGTATCAGCTGTTTCTTTGATTGTTTACGGAAAAGTAGTCAAACACATCGACCGTAAGACGCAAATTTCGGAATAA